The segment atgatccatcatttgtcCTATCCCACGGGGGAATCGGTTAACGATGGCATTGCGCCAGAGCTCTGCAGGGTGGTTTACACTTCTTTTGACAGGGCAGTTGCCTTGGTTAGGAAGGCCGGGAAGGGGTGTTTGATGGCTAAGGCTGACGTTGAGTCGGCGTTTCGGTTGCTGCCGGTGCATCCGGAAAGCTTCTGGTTgctgggttgttgttgggagggTGCGTTTTATGTGGATAAGTGTTTACCGATGGGCTGTTCGATTTCTTGTTcgttgtttgaaatgtttagctcctttttggaatgggtggttaaGGAGGTCTCCGGTGTTCAGTCTATCATTCATTATCTAGATGATTTTTTATGTGTTGGTCCTAGTGGGTCCTCGGTTTGTGCTAACTTGTTGGGCACTTTGGAGCATGTGGCGGGTCAATTCGGGGTCCCCTTGGCTGGGGACAAAACGGTAGGCCCTGTGACGGAGCTGGCTTTTTTGGGGATACTGTTGGATTCGGTGCATATGGAATGCAGGTTGCCTGAAGACAAGTTGGAAGCTCTGAAGGGAGAGGTTAGGAGGGCCTGTTGTTTGGAAAAAATTCGGTTGGTGGAGTTACAGTCATTATTAGGGAAGTTGAATTTTGCTTGTCGGATCATGCCTATGGGCAGGATTTTTAGTCGCAGATTGGCAGCAGCAACGGCTGGGATCAAGCGGCCAGAACATTTTGTTCGTTTGACAAAAGTGTTGCGGCAGGATCTTGGAGTATGGCGACAGTTTTTGGAGCAGTACAATGGGAGGTCGCTGTGGCTGGAGGCCCAGGTGGATAACGAATTTTTGGAGCTTTGGACTGACGCAGCGGGCAGTTCTGGTTTTGGGGCATACTTTGCAGGCCATTGGTGTGCGGAGGCATGGCCTGAGGACTGGCGGAGGTTGGGGCTGTGTAAGAATTTGATTTTGTTGGAGCTGTTTCCATTGGTGGTAGCGCTGACTTTGTGGGGTTCACAGTTGCAAAATCGGAAGGTTAGATTCCACTGCGACAACATGGGGGTAGTGGAGGTGATCAACAATAATTCTGCGTCTTCCCCTCAGGTCATTTGTCTTTTGCAGCACTTGGTACTGGTATGCCTGCGGCTGAATGTGTTTGTACGGGCTGTGCATGTTCCTGGGTGCGAGAACGTAATTGCGGATTCTCTctctcgtttccagtgggaccGTTTCCGGGAATTGGCTCCAGGAGCGGACGTTCTATATAAAGGTATTTCACTAGGAAAGACTTTCCAttcaacgtgtttcacagaactatggctgcttcctcaggaatgagtTATATAAATAGTAGGTTTCATGAAATTCCTTGTATCCAAGAAATATAGGTTGTAAAAATGCATACATCACCACCACAGGAGCAGAAAACAAGAGCTTAAACATGAATAGGAGGCCTTAGAACTGTTTAAAGGTTGCACAAATTTAGTGCCTATTAGGATGATATTATAATGTCTGCAGGGCAGGTCTATTAAATGAGTGCAGGCTGGCTAGGGAGCAACCAAAGGTTGAGCATAGTAATCCAAAAACGGCATACTAAAGACTAGAAACACTAATCCAGGTGCCTGAAATTGAGAATCAAGAAAGCTCCCACTGTGTTCACTGGCCTcctgtacagtaaaaaaatttCTTAAAGGGTTACAATAACATACCTTGTAATAGAATTTTGCAcaacaacatttgtttttatcattgaTTTGATGTAGTGTGAAattgttttgtacaataaaatttgctgtttttatatgACTTATGAATGTGGCCCCTAGAA is part of the Pyxicephalus adspersus unplaced genomic scaffold, UCB_Pads_2.0 Sca1944, whole genome shotgun sequence genome and harbors:
- the LOC140321285 gene encoding uncharacterized protein (The sequence of the model RefSeq protein was modified relative to this genomic sequence to represent the inferred CDS: added 50 bases not found in genome assembly) — protein: MVDFLNRYPDRQAATVLREGFQVGFRIPCERVALTRVHKNLRSALQYPGVVTGKLRKEVALGRMAGPFRELPLRNLVISPLGVVPKKEPGQFRMIHHLSYPTGESVNDGIAPELCRVVYTSFDRAVALVRKAGKGCLMAKADVESAFRLLPVHPESFWLLGCCWEGAFYVDKCLPMGCSISCSLFEMFSSFLEWVVKEVSGVQSIIHYLDDFLCVGPSGSSVCANLLGTLEHVAGQFGVPLAGDKTVGPVTELAFLGILLDSVHMECRLPEDKLEALKGEVRRACCLEKIRLVELQSLLGKLNFACRIMPMGRIFSRRLAAATAGIKRPEHFVRLTKVLRQDLGVWRQFLEQYNGRSLWLEAQVDNEFLELWTDAAGSSGFGAYFAGHWCAEAWPEDWRRLGLCKNLILLELFPLVVALTLWGSQLQNRKVRFHCDNMGVVEVINNNSASSPQVICLLQHLVLVCLRLNVFVRAVHVPGCENVIADSLSRFQWDRFRELAPGADVQGTPCPEGLWSVIWGH